In the Butyrivibrio fibrisolvens genome, one interval contains:
- a CDS encoding sugar ABC transporter permease translates to MGRGEYLIKNLKRHWMLLLMLLPALIYVIVFSYIPMTGIVMAFKKYQYNGGIYFSPWNGLSNFKALFISGKLLQVTRNTLLYNVAFIFFGVVFEMGSAILLNEIINKLFKKTVQSLMFLPYFISWVVAGAIIYNVFNYERGVFNNIVTSFGGTPFDIYNTPGAWPFVLIFLKLWKQTGYGSVVYLAAITGMDQEMFEAASIDGASAWQKIKYLTIPSLRPTMMILVLLGIGNIFRGDFGLFYQTVKSSALLQPMTDVIDTYVFRLLIDNGNVGVSAAAGLYQSVLCFITIMVCNKLVKKANPDYALY, encoded by the coding sequence ATGGGGAGAGGAGAATATCTGATTAAGAATCTGAAACGGCATTGGATGTTATTGCTGATGCTTTTACCGGCACTCATATATGTCATAGTTTTCAGCTACATCCCAATGACTGGCATAGTTATGGCGTTTAAGAAGTATCAATATAATGGGGGCATATACTTTTCACCATGGAATGGGCTGAGTAATTTCAAGGCACTCTTTATATCAGGAAAACTTCTGCAGGTAACAAGGAACACGCTTTTGTACAATGTAGCATTCATCTTTTTTGGAGTTGTATTCGAAATGGGAAGCGCCATCCTTCTGAATGAGATCATCAACAAACTGTTTAAGAAGACGGTGCAGTCCCTTATGTTTCTTCCATACTTCATCAGCTGGGTTGTGGCAGGAGCAATAATCTATAACGTCTTTAACTACGAGCGCGGCGTATTCAACAATATCGTAACATCTTTTGGAGGAACGCCTTTTGACATTTATAACACGCCGGGGGCATGGCCCTTTGTCCTGATATTCCTTAAGCTGTGGAAGCAGACAGGATATGGATCAGTAGTATATCTCGCAGCAATTACAGGAATGGATCAGGAAATGTTTGAAGCTGCATCAATCGATGGTGCTTCTGCATGGCAGAAGATCAAATACCTTACAATTCCTTCCCTCCGTCCCACGATGATGATCCTGGTACTTCTTGGTATCGGAAACATCTTCCGCGGTGATTTCGGGTTGTTCTACCAGACCGTAAAGAGCAGCGCACTCCTTCAGCCGATGACTGATGTTATCGACACCTATGTCTTCCGGTTGCTCATAGACAATGGAAATGTAGGAGTGTCTGCAGCGGCTGGACTGTACCAGTCAGTTCTTTGCTTTATCACGATTATGGTATGCAATAAGCTGGTGAAAAAAGCCAATCCGGATTATGCACTTTATTAA
- a CDS encoding carbohydrate ABC transporter permease, protein MSAETISLTEGTINEEQKLSDKTVIRKKKKISSDQLSVNIVGAIAVGIFALICVIPFYLIIVASFTSETSLIRDGYPILPRLSELSLQSYALCLKNPTAILKAYGMTISVTVIGTFLSVMLATMTGYVLSRKDFPWRNQFSFFFFFTTLFNGGLVPWYLMCTRYLNFKNSIVGLILPLMFSVWNMIIAKSFMTGIPAEISESAKIDGANDITIFAKLILPLSKPLIATLSLFAALAYWNDWYNCMLFVTNEDMFTLQYYLQRILGSAEAMRIVAEKSGIALPSIPLEGMKMAMTIIATGPIVLLYPFVQRYFVKGLTIGAVKG, encoded by the coding sequence ATGTCTGCTGAAACCATCAGCCTTACCGAAGGCACAATAAATGAAGAACAGAAACTGTCTGATAAGACAGTGATAAGAAAGAAAAAGAAAATAAGCAGCGATCAGCTCTCAGTAAATATTGTGGGGGCAATTGCAGTAGGAATATTCGCACTTATATGTGTGATCCCTTTCTACCTGATAATAGTTGCGTCATTTACCAGTGAAACCTCACTGATAAGAGATGGATATCCTATTTTGCCAAGGCTTTCAGAACTTAGCTTGCAGAGCTACGCATTGTGTTTAAAGAATCCTACAGCGATTCTTAAGGCATATGGGATGACAATAAGCGTTACGGTAATAGGAACTTTTCTTTCTGTGATGCTTGCTACGATGACGGGATATGTACTTAGCAGAAAGGATTTTCCGTGGAGAAACCAGTTTTCGTTTTTCTTCTTCTTCACAACATTGTTTAATGGTGGCCTCGTGCCATGGTACCTGATGTGCACACGTTATCTTAATTTCAAGAACAGTATTGTGGGGCTTATCCTTCCGCTGATGTTCTCCGTGTGGAACATGATCATTGCAAAATCATTTATGACAGGAATTCCTGCAGAGATTTCGGAATCCGCAAAGATAGATGGTGCAAATGACATAACCATATTTGCAAAACTTATATTGCCACTAAGTAAGCCCCTTATCGCAACGCTTTCTCTTTTTGCAGCACTGGCATACTGGAACGATTGGTACAACTGCATGCTGTTTGTGACAAATGAGGATATGTTTACATTGCAGTATTACCTTCAGAGAATCCTTGGAAGCGCAGAAGCGATGAGGATTGTTGCTGAAAAATCAGGTATTGCGCTTCCTTCAATTCCACTTGAGGGAATGAAAATGGCAATGACCATAATTGCGACAGGACCAATAGTACTTCTTTATCCGTTTGTGCAGAGATATTTTGTCAAAGGACTTACCATCGGAGCTGTTAAAGGCTGA
- a CDS encoding ABC transporter substrate-binding protein — translation MKKKVLSIVLSMAMTANILAGCGSAAGNAQSGANTGDTVIADEATATAGAVSLEGLPAAIGEGIVKATPEMYKDVDLSKHKTVNITLIGDTPTAWSDVLAKTNEYLEPFNTDVEVSFLSWSDYQQMYSLTLTGGQVDLIFTAPWCFMYTEAAKGSFYVLDNAFVAKNMPLTNKYQAPESWDETTISGQMIAVPSNQASPMGKIVAIRQDLADKYGISSLNNWNDYMNFVKTIAEKETPESGIYALAAAGDNNELWDVYRQQEDTFLALDSDYFDLIYNYKKGELPDASDIKLVYETDLFKEYAKDMKELADAGAWSRSALTNTVTDDDAFGNLQGASIAWNTSVFTYIEQAEQTDGVVGAAYDLTKNNLVGCENYSNNDMAIAAGSADPARAAMVLDILKCDTYINHLWILGVEGEHYTVNDAGEYTETDKAGDFPAYAISASWAIKNGDLKEAGEDPRATEVTDSWEERVVSNPTVTFVFDDSNVADYKAAVGTVLKDYVPMLELGLVDDVDATIEKMIKECYDSGLQNVLDEFDAQYEAWKATR, via the coding sequence ATGAAAAAGAAGGTATTATCAATTGTGCTGAGTATGGCAATGACAGCTAACATCCTTGCAGGATGTGGCTCAGCAGCAGGCAATGCGCAGTCCGGAGCAAACACAGGGGATACAGTCATTGCTGATGAAGCAACAGCAACGGCAGGGGCTGTGTCACTTGAAGGGCTCCCTGCGGCTATAGGAGAAGGTATCGTAAAAGCTACACCAGAAATGTATAAAGATGTGGATCTGTCTAAGCATAAGACTGTAAACATCACACTCATAGGAGATACTCCTACAGCTTGGAGTGATGTCCTTGCTAAAACAAATGAGTATCTTGAGCCATTTAATACTGATGTTGAGGTGAGTTTTTTAAGCTGGTCAGATTATCAGCAGATGTATTCACTTACACTTACAGGCGGGCAGGTTGACCTTATCTTTACTGCACCATGGTGCTTTATGTATACGGAAGCTGCAAAGGGATCTTTCTATGTTCTTGATAATGCCTTTGTAGCAAAGAACATGCCACTTACAAATAAATATCAGGCACCGGAAAGCTGGGATGAAACTACTATTTCAGGTCAGATGATAGCTGTTCCGTCAAACCAGGCTTCTCCAATGGGAAAGATTGTTGCTATAAGACAGGATCTTGCAGATAAATATGGAATCAGTTCTCTTAATAACTGGAACGACTATATGAATTTTGTAAAGACCATCGCTGAAAAAGAGACACCTGAAAGCGGTATCTATGCTCTTGCAGCTGCCGGTGACAATAACGAGCTTTGGGATGTTTACAGACAGCAGGAGGATACATTCCTTGCTCTGGACAGTGATTACTTTGATCTTATCTACAATTATAAAAAAGGTGAATTACCTGATGCTTCAGATATAAAGCTTGTTTATGAGACAGATCTTTTCAAAGAATATGCAAAAGATATGAAAGAACTTGCAGATGCTGGGGCATGGAGCAGAAGTGCACTTACAAATACGGTTACAGATGATGATGCATTCGGAAATCTTCAGGGCGCGTCAATCGCATGGAATACATCAGTATTTACCTACATCGAGCAGGCAGAGCAGACAGATGGCGTTGTAGGAGCAGCATATGATCTTACAAAGAACAACCTTGTGGGCTGTGAGAATTATTCAAATAATGACATGGCAATAGCTGCAGGAAGTGCTGACCCTGCAAGAGCTGCTATGGTACTTGATATTTTAAAGTGCGATACATATATAAATCATCTCTGGATACTTGGTGTTGAAGGCGAGCACTATACTGTAAATGACGCCGGAGAGTATACAGAAACAGATAAGGCAGGCGACTTTCCAGCATATGCAATATCTGCATCATGGGCTATCAAAAATGGAGACCTTAAAGAAGCTGGCGAAGACCCAAGAGCAACAGAAGTAACTGACAGCTGGGAAGAGAGAGTAGTAAGTAATCCTACAGTAACATTTGTTTTTGACGATTCAAATGTGGCAGATTATAAAGCTGCGGTAGGCACAGTACTTAAGGATTACGTTCCAATGCTTGAGCTTGGGCTTGTAGATGACGTTGATGCCACAATAGAAAAGATGATCAAGGAATGCTATGACTCCGGACTGCAGAATGTTCTTGATGAATTTGATGCTCAGTACGAGGCATGGAAAGCAACAAGATAA